The proteins below come from a single Oerskovia jenensis genomic window:
- the fliS gene encoding flagellar export chaperone FliS, with protein MTHLAQSAYGRDAILTASPARLLTMLYDRLVLDLRRAEVAQGEERWTAASEQLLHAQAIVAELMGSLDTSVWDGGEDLLAVYVYVHEALVAANVHRDIARTHEVLELVLPLQETWRQAAEVLPAGHDSASSVRGGGVTGVA; from the coding sequence GTGACACACCTCGCCCAGAGCGCCTACGGGCGTGACGCCATCCTCACCGCGTCGCCCGCCCGGTTGCTGACCATGCTCTACGACCGGCTCGTGCTCGACCTGCGCCGGGCCGAGGTCGCGCAGGGCGAGGAGCGTTGGACGGCAGCCTCCGAGCAGCTCCTGCACGCGCAGGCGATCGTCGCCGAGCTCATGGGTTCGCTCGACACCTCGGTCTGGGACGGAGGCGAGGACCTCCTGGCCGTGTACGTCTACGTGCACGAGGCCCTGGTCGCGGCCAACGTCCACCGGGACATCGCCCGCACGCACGAGGTGCTCGAGCTGGTCCTGCCCCTGCAGGAGACGTGGCGCCAGGCGGCCGAGGTGCTCCCCGCAGGGCACGACAGCGCCTCGTCCGTGCGTGGTGGCGGAGTGACCGGTGTCGCCTGA
- the fliD gene encoding flagellar filament capping protein FliD, whose amino-acid sequence MGITLSGLTSSGLDVKALVADLMKVESIPQLNLQAKVKLQRTEITALQDLNTRLAALAKSAKDLTSPNALAQFKATSSSDGVAVTAKPAAGAGTIELVVDSVAAGQKSVTGAMLTAPGTKFTITDAKGAHTEITSASSSLDDVVTALNKADAGVRAVKVSAGTDPGTGEKLYRLQLTSTETGAENAFSFHAGTAAEVSGGTATNLLTAPGAATVTAAADSSVRLWAGTPAEQTVTSSTAVLTDLLPGVDVTVAKVSTNPVTITVNEDAEARSATVKGFVDSVQSILSRISALTKVTIAADGSTTGAALAGESVVRSARQTLLDAASYPIDNVSLSSIGIEITRYGEVVFDPKKLDAALADDPDKVTATFNKVAGRVQEAAESLSDKYDGQLTTSIQNRETNAKRMDEQITRWDTRLEQRYNRLSAQFTSMEVQLAKLDSQQQWLTGQLNALNPSKR is encoded by the coding sequence GTGGGCATCACTCTCTCCGGTCTCACGTCGAGCGGGCTCGACGTCAAGGCCCTGGTGGCGGACCTCATGAAGGTCGAATCGATCCCTCAGCTCAACCTCCAGGCCAAGGTCAAGCTCCAGCGCACGGAGATCACCGCGCTCCAGGACCTCAACACGCGCCTCGCCGCGCTCGCGAAGTCCGCCAAGGACCTCACGTCCCCCAACGCCCTCGCCCAGTTCAAGGCGACGAGCTCGTCGGACGGCGTCGCGGTGACCGCCAAGCCGGCGGCGGGCGCCGGCACGATCGAGCTCGTCGTCGACTCGGTCGCCGCCGGGCAGAAGTCCGTGACCGGTGCCATGCTCACGGCCCCCGGCACGAAGTTCACGATCACCGACGCCAAGGGGGCGCACACCGAGATCACGTCGGCCTCCTCGTCGCTCGACGACGTCGTCACGGCCCTCAACAAGGCCGACGCGGGGGTCCGGGCGGTCAAGGTCTCCGCAGGCACCGACCCCGGCACGGGCGAGAAGCTCTACCGCCTCCAGCTCACGTCGACCGAGACCGGTGCCGAGAACGCGTTCTCGTTCCACGCGGGCACGGCGGCCGAGGTCAGCGGCGGCACCGCCACCAACCTCCTCACCGCGCCGGGCGCCGCGACCGTCACCGCGGCCGCCGACTCGTCGGTGCGTCTGTGGGCGGGCACGCCCGCCGAGCAGACCGTGACGTCGTCCACGGCCGTCCTGACCGACCTGCTCCCCGGAGTCGACGTCACGGTCGCCAAGGTCTCCACGAACCCCGTGACCATCACGGTCAACGAGGACGCCGAGGCGCGGTCCGCCACGGTCAAGGGATTCGTGGACTCGGTCCAGTCGATCCTGTCGCGCATCTCCGCACTGACCAAGGTCACGATCGCCGCCGACGGTTCGACGACGGGGGCGGCGCTGGCCGGAGAGTCCGTGGTGCGCAGCGCGCGCCAGACCCTGCTCGACGCCGCGTCCTACCCGATCGACAACGTCTCGCTCTCCTCGATCGGGATCGAGATCACGCGGTACGGCGAGGTCGTCTTCGACCCCAAGAAGCTCGACGCGGCCCTGGCCGACGACCCGGACAAGGTCACGGCCACGTTCAACAAGGTCGCAGGCCGCGTCCAGGAGGCCGCCGAGTCGTTGTCGGACAAGTACGACGGCCAGCTGACCACCTCGATCCAGAACCGCGAGACCAACGCGAAGCGCATGGACGAGCAGATCACCCGCTGGGACACCCGGCTCGAGCAGCGCTACAACCGGCTCAGCGCGCAGTTCACCTCGATGGAGGTGCAGCTCGCGAAGCTCGACTCCCAGCAGCAGTGGCTGACGGGACAGCTCAACGCCCTGAACCCGTCCAAGCGCTGA
- a CDS encoding flagellin N-terminal helical domain-containing protein, translating into MGFSVNTNVSALNTFRNLTNTQNSQSKSLEKLSSGLRINRAADDAAGLSIAEGLKAQVNGYSVAARNAQDGISVVQAAEGALGESQSILQRMRDLAVQAASDTNNADARIAIGSELDELSNELTRIVQSTNFNGINLLTEDADNLTVQVGAEGDGDGNTITVALATNNLQTIIKDTIYDDAGGAGGTALSVVDSAASRTAIETIDTALKAVSTARSNLGATQNRLEYAISNINVAAENLTSAESRIRDVDMAKEMMNYSRTNILSQAGTAMLAQANQSNAGVLQLLG; encoded by the coding sequence ATGGGCTTCAGCGTCAACACGAACGTCTCTGCACTGAACACGTTCCGGAACCTGACGAACACGCAGAACAGCCAGAGCAAGTCGCTCGAGAAGCTGTCGTCGGGTCTTCGTATCAACCGTGCGGCGGACGACGCCGCGGGTCTGTCGATCGCGGAGGGCCTCAAGGCTCAGGTCAACGGCTACTCGGTCGCGGCTCGTAACGCGCAGGACGGCATCAGCGTCGTGCAGGCTGCTGAAGGGGCGCTGGGCGAGTCCCAGTCGATCCTGCAGCGCATGCGTGACCTCGCGGTCCAGGCGGCGTCGGACACCAACAACGCCGACGCGCGCATCGCGATCGGCTCCGAGCTCGACGAGCTCTCCAACGAGCTCACCCGCATCGTGCAGTCGACCAACTTCAACGGCATCAACCTCCTCACCGAGGACGCCGACAACCTGACCGTCCAGGTCGGGGCCGAGGGTGACGGCGACGGCAACACCATCACCGTGGCCCTGGCCACGAACAACCTGCAGACCATCATCAAGGACACCATCTACGACGACGCGGGCGGCGCCGGCGGCACCGCACTGAGCGTCGTGGACTCCGCAGCCTCGCGCACGGCGATCGAGACGATCGACACCGCGCTCAAGGCCGTCTCGACGGCTCGCTCGAACCTCGGTGCGACGCAGAACCGCCTCGAGTACGCGATCTCCAACATCAACGTCGCCGCGGAGAACCTGACCTCGGCCGAGTCGCGCATCCGCGACGTCGACATGGCCAAGGAGATGATGAACTACTCGCGCACCAACATCCTGTCCCAGGCCGGGACCGCGATGCTGGCCCAGGCCAACCAGTCCAACGCCGGAGTCCTGCAGCTCCTCGGCTGA
- a CDS encoding flagellin N-terminal helical domain-containing protein: protein MGFSVNTNVSALNTFRNLTNTQNSQSKSLEKLSSGLRINRAADDAAGLSIAEGLKAQVNGYSVASRNAQDGISVVQAAEGALGESQSILQRMRDLAVQASSDTNNADARIAIKSELDELANELTRVVDSTNFNGINLLTAAATDLTVQVGAEGVAGGGNTITIALAANDLETILGDAAGSIFFATGAAAGTAPGTGLGVDTAANARTSIETIDTALKAVSTARSNFGATQNRLEYAISNINVAAENLTSAESRIRDVDMAKEMMNYSRTNILSQAGTAMLAQANQSNAGVLQLLG from the coding sequence ATGGGCTTCAGCGTCAACACCAACGTCTCGGCACTGAACACGTTCCGCAACCTGACGAACACGCAGAACAGCCAGAGCAAGTCGCTCGAGAAGCTGTCGTCGGGTCTTCGTATCAACCGTGCGGCGGACGACGCCGCGGGTCTGTCGATCGCGGAGGGCCTCAAGGCTCAGGTCAACGGCTACTCGGTCGCGTCGCGCAACGCGCAGGACGGCATCAGCGTCGTGCAGGCTGCTGAAGGGGCCCTGGGCGAGTCCCAGTCGATCCTGCAGCGCATGCGTGACCTCGCGGTCCAGGCGTCCTCGGACACCAACAACGCCGACGCGCGCATCGCGATCAAGTCCGAGCTCGACGAGCTCGCGAACGAGCTCACCCGCGTCGTCGACTCGACCAACTTCAACGGCATCAACCTGCTCACCGCAGCGGCCACGGACCTCACGGTCCAGGTCGGGGCCGAGGGCGTGGCCGGTGGTGGCAACACCATCACCATCGCCCTCGCGGCCAACGACCTCGAGACGATCCTCGGGGACGCGGCAGGAAGCATCTTCTTCGCCACGGGCGCCGCTGCGGGCACCGCCCCGGGGACCGGCCTGGGCGTCGACACCGCGGCCAACGCCCGGACGTCGATCGAGACGATCGACACGGCGCTCAAGGCTGTGTCGACGGCTCGTTCGAACTTCGGTGCGACGCAGAACCGCCTCGAGTACGCGATCTCCAACATCAACGTCGCCGCGGAGAACCTGACCTCTGCGGAGTCGCGCATCCGCGACGTCGACATGGCCAAGGAGATGATGAACTACTCGCGCACCAACATCCTGTCCCAGGCCGGGACCGCGATGCTGGCCCAGGCCAACCAGTCCAACGCCGGAGTCCTGCAGCTCCTCGGCTGA
- a CDS encoding flagellin N-terminal helical domain-containing protein has translation MGFSVNTNVSALNTFRNLTNTQNSQSKSLEKLSSGLRINRAADDAAGLSIAEGLKAQVNGYSVAARNAQDGISVVQAAEGALGESQSILQRMRDLAVQAASDTNNADARTAIKSELDELANELTRVVQSTNFNGINLLTAAATDLTVQVGAEGAGSGNTITIALAANDLETIIGAGISAAGGGSSLTVATAANGQAAIETIDTALKAVSTARSNFGATQNRLEYAISNINVAAENLTSAESRIRDVDMAKEMMNYSRTNILSQAGTAMLAQANQSNAGVLQLLG, from the coding sequence ATGGGCTTCAGCGTCAACACCAACGTCTCGGCACTGAACACGTTCCGCAACCTGACAAACACGCAGAACAGCCAGAGCAAGTCGCTCGAGAAGCTGTCGTCGGGTCTTCGTATCAACCGTGCGGCGGACGACGCCGCGGGTCTGTCGATCGCGGAGGGCCTCAAGGCTCAGGTCAACGGCTACTCGGTCGCGGCTCGTAACGCGCAGGACGGCATCAGCGTCGTGCAGGCTGCTGAAGGGGCGCTGGGCGAGTCCCAGTCGATCCTGCAGCGCATGCGTGACCTGGCCGTCCAGGCGGCGTCGGACACCAACAACGCCGACGCGCGCACGGCGATCAAGTCCGAGCTCGACGAGCTCGCGAACGAGCTCACCCGCGTCGTGCAGTCGACCAACTTCAACGGCATCAACCTGCTCACCGCAGCGGCCACGGACCTCACGGTCCAGGTCGGGGCCGAGGGCGCCGGCAGCGGCAACACCATCACGATCGCGCTCGCAGCCAACGACCTCGAGACCATCATCGGGGCCGGGATCTCCGCCGCCGGTGGTGGGTCGTCGCTGACGGTCGCCACGGCGGCGAACGGTCAGGCCGCGATCGAGACGATCGACACGGCGCTCAAGGCTGTGTCGACGGCTCGTTCGAACTTCGGTGCGACGCAGAACCGCCTCGAGTACGCGATCTCCAACATCAACGTCGCCGCGGAGAACCTGACCTCTGCGGAGTCGCGCATCCGCGACGTCGACATGGCCAAGGAGATGATGAACTACTCGCGCACCAACATCCTGTCCCAGGCCGGGACCGCGATGCTGGCCCAGGCCAACCAGTCCAACGCCGGAGTCCTGCAGCTCCTCGGCTGA
- a CDS encoding sigma-70 family RNA polymerase sigma factor produces the protein MNLTERNALVVDNLALVGFLVSDLCARADHLSREDLASVGAIALTTAATAYDPDRGVPFGAYARRRIVGALSDELRSQDWAPRSARRRIKELGTVEAALTASLGRPATDVQVAEAMGVTVADVRGIRDDAGRSIVAVDDTMYEHVVLDAPSPEEQVLATEERHVVREAVAALPDQLRYIVEEVYFAGRTVGALAEELGIGHSTVSHARIEAVRLLREGLEAHYSDREVRGSAAPLSARRREYLAEVGDRVAGGATRRAAWPTPAAS, from the coding sequence GTGAACCTCACCGAGCGCAACGCTCTCGTCGTCGACAACCTTGCCCTCGTCGGCTTCCTCGTGTCGGACCTGTGCGCCCGAGCGGACCATCTCTCCCGTGAAGACCTCGCATCGGTGGGTGCGATCGCCCTGACGACCGCCGCCACGGCCTACGACCCCGACCGGGGCGTGCCTTTCGGCGCCTACGCCCGGCGGCGCATCGTCGGTGCGCTCTCGGACGAGCTGCGCTCCCAGGACTGGGCACCGCGCTCGGCCCGCCGACGGATCAAGGAGCTCGGCACGGTCGAGGCGGCCCTCACCGCGTCGCTGGGACGGCCGGCCACCGACGTCCAGGTCGCCGAGGCGATGGGGGTCACGGTCGCGGACGTCCGGGGGATCCGAGACGATGCCGGACGCTCGATCGTCGCGGTCGACGACACCATGTACGAGCACGTCGTGCTCGACGCCCCGAGCCCCGAGGAGCAGGTGCTCGCGACCGAGGAGCGGCACGTCGTGCGCGAAGCCGTCGCGGCGCTCCCGGACCAGCTCCGGTACATCGTCGAGGAGGTCTACTTCGCCGGCCGCACCGTGGGGGCGCTCGCCGAGGAGCTGGGCATCGGCCACTCGACCGTGTCGCACGCGCGGATCGAGGCGGTCCGCCTGCTGCGCGAGGGCCTCGAGGCGCACTACTCGGACCGGGAGGTCCGAGGCTCCGCGGCTCCCTTGTCCGCGCGCCGCCGCGAGTACCTGGCCGAGGTGGGGGACAGGGTCGCGGGCGGAGCCACGCGCCGCGCCGCCTGGCCCACCCCCGCAGCCTCCTGA
- a CDS encoding flagellar protein FlgN, with the protein MGPQELSTLLWRERELLEMLLFKLEEEQLLLTAGRTRWLAHANREVETVMEKVREATLVRTVASETVASSWGLSPDATLREIAASAPSTGPWREIFEGHLTGLTELTVRIKTVRDTNTQIVNHASRSTQETLATLGGEARTYDATGAATAQSTVARLFDTIL; encoded by the coding sequence TTGGGCCCTCAGGAGCTGTCGACCCTGTTGTGGCGAGAGCGGGAGCTGCTGGAGATGCTGCTCTTCAAGCTCGAGGAGGAGCAGCTGCTCCTCACGGCCGGCCGCACCCGCTGGCTCGCGCACGCCAACCGTGAGGTCGAGACGGTCATGGAGAAGGTGCGCGAGGCGACCCTCGTGCGCACCGTGGCCTCGGAGACGGTCGCCTCCTCCTGGGGGTTGTCGCCCGACGCGACGCTGCGTGAGATCGCGGCCTCCGCGCCGAGCACCGGTCCCTGGCGCGAGATCTTCGAGGGACACCTCACGGGGCTCACCGAGCTGACGGTGCGCATCAAGACCGTGCGCGACACCAACACCCAGATCGTCAACCACGCCTCGCGCTCGACGCAGGAGACCCTCGCGACGCTCGGCGGTGAGGCGCGTACCTACGACGCGACCGGCGCCGCCACCGCGCAGTCCACCGTCGCCCGCCTCTTCGACACGATCCTGTAA
- the flgK gene encoding flagellar hook-associated protein FlgK, whose product MSSFAILNTARQGLNAAQAGLDVTGQNVANLNTNGYTRQRVQQSSVAPLTEMGLARFAQPVRNGQGVSIDGVARLGNLFLESRVRQTASSEGYSVVRATAFTAVEDIHGEPSDTGLSATLQSFWSGWQDVANSPGKEAQARVVIERAVGIVDRLVAGRAEVAGQWQQSRASASALVTEINAMADKVAALNAQIRDSAGQGVSSNELVDHRNQVTASLAQLAGAQASTSPDGTVSVLLGGNLLVDGTTANPVKLVGSQSMDGTTGDPVRLEWAHRAGAQVALEGGDLAGHLSALAPASSGGVYAQAAAGYDALATKLATQVNALHTTGRTTTGATGGDFFVFDASKPPASGIKVAITDPAQIAAGGGTNGALDGSIADKISRLGVAADGPDAAWSAHVAQIAVKASSATYDAKLATIASTAAFSDLLSNSAVSLDEETVNLVQYQHAYQGAARVLTAVDEMLDQLINRTGRVGL is encoded by the coding sequence ATGAGCTCGTTCGCCATCCTCAACACCGCCCGCCAGGGACTGAACGCCGCACAGGCCGGTCTCGACGTGACCGGCCAGAACGTGGCCAACCTCAACACGAACGGCTACACGCGTCAGCGCGTCCAGCAGTCGTCCGTCGCGCCGCTGACCGAGATGGGTCTGGCCCGCTTCGCCCAGCCCGTGCGCAACGGCCAGGGCGTGAGCATCGACGGCGTCGCCCGGCTCGGGAACCTCTTCCTCGAGTCGCGCGTCCGGCAGACGGCGTCGAGCGAGGGGTACTCCGTGGTGCGCGCCACGGCCTTCACCGCGGTCGAGGACATCCACGGCGAGCCCTCGGACACCGGGTTGTCCGCGACCCTGCAGTCGTTCTGGAGCGGCTGGCAGGACGTCGCGAACTCTCCCGGGAAGGAGGCCCAGGCGCGCGTGGTCATCGAGCGCGCGGTGGGCATCGTCGACCGCCTCGTCGCGGGTCGCGCCGAGGTCGCCGGGCAGTGGCAGCAGTCCCGCGCGAGCGCGTCCGCCCTCGTGACGGAGATCAACGCGATGGCGGACAAGGTCGCGGCGCTCAACGCGCAGATCCGCGACTCCGCGGGTCAGGGCGTGTCCTCCAACGAGCTCGTGGACCACCGCAACCAGGTGACGGCCTCGCTCGCGCAGCTCGCCGGGGCTCAGGCGAGCACGAGCCCGGACGGCACGGTCAGCGTCCTGCTGGGAGGCAACCTGCTGGTCGACGGCACCACGGCGAACCCGGTCAAGCTGGTCGGCTCCCAGTCGATGGACGGCACCACGGGGGATCCCGTGCGGCTCGAGTGGGCGCACCGTGCGGGTGCGCAGGTCGCCCTGGAGGGCGGGGACCTCGCAGGACACCTGTCAGCCCTGGCCCCCGCGTCCTCCGGTGGCGTGTACGCGCAGGCCGCGGCAGGCTACGACGCCCTCGCCACGAAGCTCGCCACCCAGGTCAACGCGCTCCACACGACGGGCCGGACGACGACCGGTGCGACGGGGGGCGACTTCTTCGTGTTCGACGCGAGCAAGCCCCCGGCCTCGGGTATCAAGGTCGCGATCACCGACCCCGCCCAGATCGCCGCCGGCGGTGGCACCAACGGCGCGCTCGACGGGTCGATCGCCGACAAGATCTCGCGCCTGGGCGTCGCGGCCGACGGTCCGGACGCCGCCTGGTCGGCACACGTCGCGCAGATCGCGGTGAAGGCGAGCTCGGCGACGTACGACGCGAAGCTCGCGACCATCGCGTCGACCGCCGCGTTCTCCGACCTCCTGTCGAACTCGGCCGTCTCGCTCGACGAGGAGACGGTGAACCTCGTCCAGTACCAGCACGCCTACCAGGGTGCCGCGCGCGTTCTCACCGCGGTCGACGAGATGCTCGACCAGCTCATCAACCGCACGGGCCGCGTGGGCCTGTGA
- the flgL gene encoding flagellar hook-associated protein FlgL, giving the protein MRITNQMQASFVTRSMQANLARMAELQEQGTSGRKLVRASSDPSAAADALSVRNQLATEKQYQRNIENGDGWLSTLDSALKSVTDVVQRVRDLVMQGASDTASPDAREAIAIELDELRSELLRQSNTTFLGRSVFAGTSDEGVAFRDDYTFTGVPGSTVERRIGADSTVQVDIDGTAVFGTGPDSVFALLDTVVADLRAGTNVRSHLGAVDSRLSAVLTQHTTVGARQNQLERATDTNADSQLALKTQRAGIEDADIAEIAIDLQLKQVAYQATLSIGSNILQPTLMDYLR; this is encoded by the coding sequence GTGCGCATCACCAACCAGATGCAGGCCTCGTTCGTCACACGAAGCATGCAGGCCAACCTCGCCCGGATGGCCGAGCTCCAGGAGCAGGGCACGTCCGGGCGCAAGCTCGTCCGCGCGTCGAGCGACCCGTCCGCGGCGGCCGACGCCCTGTCCGTCCGCAACCAGCTCGCGACCGAGAAGCAGTACCAGCGCAACATCGAGAACGGTGACGGCTGGCTCTCGACGCTCGACTCGGCGCTCAAGTCCGTCACGGACGTCGTCCAACGCGTGCGCGACCTGGTCATGCAGGGCGCCTCGGACACGGCGTCGCCCGACGCGCGCGAGGCCATCGCGATCGAGCTCGACGAGCTGCGCTCGGAGCTGCTGCGTCAGTCGAACACCACGTTCCTGGGACGCAGCGTGTTCGCCGGCACGTCCGACGAGGGCGTCGCGTTCCGCGACGACTACACCTTCACCGGTGTCCCCGGCAGCACCGTCGAGCGGCGCATAGGCGCCGACTCGACCGTGCAGGTCGACATCGACGGCACCGCGGTCTTCGGCACCGGACCGGACTCCGTCTTCGCCCTCCTCGACACGGTCGTGGCCGACCTACGGGCCGGGACGAACGTCAGGAGCCACCTCGGGGCCGTGGACTCCCGGCTGTCCGCCGTCCTGACCCAGCACACCACCGTGGGCGCCCGCCAGAACCAGCTCGAACGCGCCACGGACACCAACGCCGACTCCCAGCTCGCGCTCAAGACGCAGCGTGCCGGGATCGAGGACGCCGACATCGCCGAGATCGCGATCGACCTCCAGCTCAAGCAGGTCGCCTACCAGGCGACCCTGAGCATCGGTTCGAACATCCTCCAGCCCACCCTCATGGACTACCTCCGCTGA
- the fliW gene encoding flagellar assembly protein FliW: MTTITFVTSPPGLSARRFELLEEQSDGVFTLAALDVPGVELLVVDPGRFVPGYAPAIPAGDLALIGASDLDPVVLVVASARDGVVSVNLMAPVLVHPDTGAAIQTILDGQGLDLRRELAPL, encoded by the coding sequence ATGACCACCATCACCTTCGTCACCTCGCCCCCGGGTCTGTCGGCCCGTCGCTTCGAGCTGCTCGAGGAGCAGTCCGACGGCGTCTTCACGCTGGCGGCGCTCGACGTCCCCGGCGTCGAGCTCCTCGTCGTCGACCCGGGCCGCTTCGTACCCGGCTACGCGCCCGCGATCCCCGCGGGTGACCTCGCACTCATCGGGGCGTCCGACCTGGACCCCGTGGTCCTCGTCGTCGCGAGCGCACGCGACGGTGTCGTGAGCGTCAACCTCATGGCACCGGTCCTGGTGCACCCGGACACGGGTGCCGCGATCCAGACGATCCTCGACGGCCAGGGCCTGGACCTGCGTCGAGAGCTCGCGCCCCTCTGA